The following proteins are encoded in a genomic region of Zea mays cultivar B73 chromosome 9, Zm-B73-REFERENCE-NAM-5.0, whole genome shotgun sequence:
- the LOC118473293 gene encoding uncharacterized protein gives MEATMQDILDALARMEARLTDALVGRCGEQYAREHTSPFDGSAPPSSIVNTQYRDEAILPPLVHDDAAKVASLDSGNDFGLQQTATVLASLGSDEMSSSTMLLAGSISDRYIPPLYDDDCYTMPQPFVDTLANPDDDLLQELDVLDEDAASANAADDDSGAVLVYAPLDSNIDSSGSPRYPCLPEGAVLFHRDPDEKVLIGGTELSGEVRRLRFSLSSPDQAMNPALVPNTDAEEEEVLTITPTKCSTIYLNRGIYSVPNPVLHRQHLLRDCDGNHVGVDVDILPTSEFDEGPIFDEEPCFHRSLLDSDPDSPYDWVIPVIAVHGSGDTELSHSEADKVPATAALPNLREKICCRFVDRTKLSRHVRLIHFSLPSPDQVLGIPTGTHVFDCTSVDGKPCMRSYTPTSKEDEVLATTPNRCLMNCFILTQSCFSPPVSCSWDAVMQRQPWPPPMQSNRVVSITDRHTEEASPVRKLVAEIIGVLGSKHMRTVTPLPDTGQWLLLSLIEKLPQSVVDLLRAHVINLHHYLMLFSLLGFSVLFDCIKAPDSNAICRGITQDMTYAAVQAYTDAYQPDWERINFIVDILRSTPGEGPSWYHLLKKVSGGCNDLKNNEHMLVVVLTKQQAIKTGGNFQIVEYFLVEAIQIQSYGAEGNTELNLSTGDYIVVGVSDVQVWCGCDLLFRITDWHIPWHIILAVSKFSISLGASRSSRMEKCQPYVQSSVTSRDKQKLFVRFFGVLYRVFNKMNFMLLLDDDWEPLMDNYRPLGIKSLRFSTFSLGNMSPKIEEQKIQYTIHTIGGSVTAVHGFFVQLGVNVDTSDWELQTLGRLSVTVAKQAKLDRFPIIISDPISATFGEPFEKANPSHSSTAIVCRAGSGIGMAVGLVSSSLGAVASGQGNFIVLVWDPGGYAYHSLGTS, from the coding sequence ATGGAGGCCACGATGCAGGATATTCTAGACGCACTGGCGCGCATGGAGGCACGCTTGACCGATGCGCTGGTGGGTCGCTGCGGCGAGCAGTACGCACGCGAGCACACTTCCCCCTTCGACGGATCCGCGCCTCCTTCTTCCATCGTCAACACACAGTACCGCGACGAGGCAATCCTTCCGCCTCTCGTCCACGACGACGCTGCGAAGGTGGCGTCCTTGGATTCGGGAAACGACTTTGGCCTGCAGCAGACCGCCACGGTGCTTGCGTCCCTGGGGTCCGACGAGATGTCTTCATCGACCATGCTCCTCGCCGGCTCCATATCCGACCGCTACATTCCGCCGCTCTACGACGACGACTGCTACACCATGCCACAACCATTTGTCGATACTCTCGCCAACCCCGACGATGACCTCCTCCAGGAGCTCGACGTGTTGGACGAGGATGCCGCGAGCGCCAACGCGGCTGACGACGATTCAGGCGCTGTCCTCGTCTATGCGCCGCTCGACTCGAACATCGACAGCAGCGGATCACCGCGCTACCCGTGCCTCCCCGAGGGCGCGGTGTTGTTCCATCGGGACCCGGACGAGAAGGTCCTCATCGGCGGGACGGAGTTGTCCGGCGAAGTCCGCCGCCTCCGTTTCTCCTTGTCGTCACCAGACCAGGCGATGAACCCCGCGCTCGTCCCCAACACCGACGCAGAGGAGGAGGAGGTTCTCACCATCACGCCCACCAAGTGTTCGACAATATACCTCAACCGCGGCATTTACTCCGTCCCCAACCCGGTCCTCCATCGTCAGCACCTACTCCGGGACTGCGACGGCAACCACGTCGGAGTCGACGTCGACATCCTTCCTACCTCCGAGTTCGACGAGGGTCCCATCTTCGACGAGGAGCCCTGCTTCCACCGCAGCCTCCTGGATTCAGATCCAGACTCTCCCTACGACTGGGTCATCCCCGTCATCGCCGTCCACGGCAGCGGCGACACTGAGCTGTCCCACAGCGAAGCCGACAAGGTCCCCGCGACCGCCGCGCTACCCAACCTGCGCGAGAAGATCTGCTGTCGGTTCGTCGATAGGACGAAGCTGTCCCGCCACGTCCGCCTCATCCACTTCTCCCTACCGTCGCCGGACCAGGTGCTCGGCATCCCCACCGGCACGCATGTCTTCGACTGCACCAGCGTTGACGGGAAGCCGTGTATGCGATCGTACACGCCGACGAGCAAGGAGGACGAAGTTCTCGCCACTACGCCCAACAGGTGTTTGATGAATTGCTTCATCCTCACACAGAGTTGTTTCTCGCCTCCGGTCAGTTGCAGCTGGGATGCAGTGATGCAGAGACAACCATGGCCACCACCTATGCAATCCAACCGTGTTGTGAGCATCACCGACCGCCACACCGAGGAGGCCAGCCCCGTGCGCAAACTGGTTGCCGAGATCATTGGTGTGCTTGGGTCAAAACACATGAGAACTGTCACGCCGCTTCCTGACACCGGTCAATGGCTGCTTCTATCATTGATCGAGAAGCTCCCTCAAAGCGTGGTTGATCTACTGAGAGCTCATGTTATCAATCTCCATCATTATCTGATGTTGTTTAGCTTGCTGGGATTTTCAGTTCTGTTCGACTGTATCAAAGCACCTGACTCGAATGCTATCTGTAGAGGCATAACACAGGATATGACATATGCTGCTGTTCAAGCTTACACAGATGCATATCAGCCTGATTGGGAACGTATCAACTTCATTGTAGACATTTTgagatcgactcctggagaagggcCTTCGTGGTACCATCTTTTGAAGAAAGTTAGTGGCGGCTGCAATGATCTTAAGAACAACGAACACATGCTTGTTGTTGTCCTTACCAAACAGCAAGCTATTAAGACAGGAGGCAACTTCCAGATCGTGGAGTATTTCCTGGTTGAGGCAATCCAAATCCAGTCATATGGAGCAGAGGGCAATACCGAGCTCAACCTTTCAACTGGTGACTACATAGTGGTAGGGGTGTCAGATGTCCAGGTCTGGTGTGGCTGCGATCTGCTATTCCGCATTACAGACTGGCACATTCCATGGCATATCATCTTGGCGGTATCAAAATTTTCCATCAGCTTGGGAGCCAGCCGAAGCTCAAGAATGGAGAAATGTCAGCCATATGTCCAGTCGTCAGTCACTTCCCGTGACAAGCAAAAGTTGTTTGTCCGATTCTTTGGTGTGCTCTACAGAGTGTTCAACAAGATGAACTTCATGCTGCTGTTGGACGACGATTGGGAGCCACTGATGGATAATTACCGGCCTTTGGGAATAAAATCTCTGAGGTTCAGCACATTTTCTCTTGGAAATATGTCACCAAAGATAGAAGAGCAAAAAATTCAGTACACCATTCATACCATTGGAGGAAGCGTAACTGCAGTTCATGGATTTTTTGTCCAACTTGGTGTCAATGTGGATACGAGTGACTGGGAGCTTCAAACTCTGGGAAGACTTTCGGTTACTGTGGCAAAGCAAGCCAAGCTCGACCGCTTCCCCATCATCATTAGTGATCCAATATCAGCTACGTTCGGTGAACCATTTGAGAAAGCCAACCCAAGCCATTCCTCCACAGCAATCGTTTGTCGAGCTGGTTCAGGAATTGGtatggctgttggccttgtttcTTCTAGTCTAGGTGCTGTTGCTAGTGGCCAAGGCAATTTCATAGTCTTAGTTTGGGATCCTGGTGGTTATGCATATCACAGCTTGGGGACAAGCTAG